From the genome of Kaistella daneshvariae, one region includes:
- a CDS encoding GNAT family N-acetyltransferase, producing the protein MKIEVSSEKHLKYAEAIQLEIMESAKKRGTGISKRSIKYICEKIVEGKAVVAFDEDGTWVGFCYIETWSHGAFVANSGLIVSPQFRNMGIATLIKEKVFELSRERYPNAKIFGLTTGMAVMKINAELGYKPVVYSELTQDEAFWSGCKTCINYEILISKNRQNCLCTAMLYVPKNENEESLKEKNEKECSTGI; encoded by the coding sequence ATGAAAATAGAAGTTTCTTCAGAGAAACATTTGAAGTACGCCGAAGCGATTCAATTGGAAATTATGGAATCTGCGAAAAAACGCGGTACCGGAATTTCCAAACGCTCCATTAAATATATCTGCGAAAAAATAGTGGAAGGAAAAGCGGTGGTCGCTTTTGATGAAGATGGCACGTGGGTCGGTTTCTGTTATATAGAAACCTGGTCGCACGGTGCCTTTGTGGCTAATTCCGGCCTCATCGTTTCGCCACAGTTCCGGAATATGGGAATTGCTACATTAATAAAGGAAAAGGTTTTTGAACTTTCGCGCGAGCGTTATCCGAATGCGAAAATTTTTGGTTTAACCACGGGAATGGCAGTGATGAAAATCAATGCGGAGCTCGGTTACAAACCCGTCGTTTATTCCGAGCTGACACAGGATGAAGCTTTTTGGAGCGGCTGTAAAACCTGCATTAACTACGAAATTTTAATAAGCAAAAACCGACAAAACTGCTTGTGTACCGCAATGCTTTATGTACCCAAAAATGAAAATGAAGAATCTTTAAAGGAAAAAAATGAAAAAGAGTGTAGTACTGGCATTTAG
- a CDS encoding N-acetylornithine carbamoyltransferase, producing MKNFTSIEDISDLKTMISKALSIKANPLAEPHKGKGKTIGLVFLNSSLRTRLSSQIAAQNLGLNVLILNASQEAWNLEFADGAVMNGGTVEHIKDAVEVLNQYCDIIAVRCFAGMQSKEDDVNESILSQFLKYAKVPVISLESATRHPLQSFADCITITENWTFDKSTMNRKPKVVLTWAPHIKPIAHAVANSFTEWMQKMEVDLVITNPEGYDLDPKFMKNTKVLHDQNEALKDADFVYVKNWSSFENYAQMPEIKENWMLTQEKLKLTNQARVMHCLPVRRNVELSDEVMDSENSIIYQQAKNRIFSAQTVFSEILDGLNSGK from the coding sequence ATGAAAAATTTTACATCCATAGAAGACATTAGCGACCTTAAAACCATGATTTCAAAGGCGCTCAGCATTAAAGCAAATCCTTTGGCAGAGCCTCATAAAGGCAAAGGAAAAACCATCGGGTTGGTATTTCTGAATTCCAGTTTAAGAACAAGATTAAGCAGCCAGATTGCAGCGCAAAATCTGGGTTTAAATGTGCTTATTTTAAATGCTTCTCAGGAGGCCTGGAACCTCGAATTCGCGGATGGTGCGGTCATGAACGGCGGAACTGTGGAGCATATTAAAGACGCTGTAGAAGTGCTGAACCAATATTGTGATATCATTGCGGTGCGCTGTTTTGCGGGAATGCAAAGCAAGGAGGACGATGTGAATGAAAGTATTTTGTCGCAGTTTTTAAAATATGCAAAAGTTCCGGTGATTTCGCTGGAATCTGCAACGCGCCATCCGCTGCAGAGTTTTGCGGATTGCATTACCATAACTGAAAACTGGACTTTCGACAAATCCACAATGAATCGAAAACCGAAAGTCGTTTTAACCTGGGCGCCCCACATTAAGCCAATTGCCCATGCAGTGGCGAATTCTTTCACCGAATGGATGCAGAAAATGGAAGTAGACCTAGTGATTACAAATCCGGAAGGTTATGATTTGGATCCAAAATTTATGAAAAACACGAAAGTACTTCACGATCAAAATGAAGCTTTAAAAGATGCAGATTTTGTTTATGTGAAAAACTGGTCGTCTTTTGAAAATTATGCCCAAATGCCGGAAATAAAGGAAAATTGGATGCTGACACAGGAAAAATTAAAACTGACCAACCAGGCGAGAGTCATGCACTGCCTGCCCGTTCGCCGAAATGTGGAGCTGAGCGATGAAGTGATGGACAGCGAAAATTCGATTATTTATCAGCAGGCAAAAAACCGGATTTTTTCCGCGCAAACGGTTTTCAGTGAAATTTTAGATGGATTGAATTCCGGAAAATAG
- the acs gene encoding acetate--CoA ligase — translation MKNYVIDDLPHYFKTYKKSIKNPKKFWDKVADENFVWYQRWSKVVDYNMEEARIKWFKNAKLNITKNCIDRHLNERGDKTAIIFEPNDPNEEAQHISYNELRNRVCKMANVLRDQGIQKGDRVCIYLPMIPELAITMLACARLGAIHSVIFAGFSANAVESRVNDCGAKMIVCSDGSYRGSKSIDLKGIIDEAVEKCPTVEKVLVVKRTGGEVKMKEGRDLWLEPLYEKAPSDFISVIMDAEDPLFILYTSGSTGKPKGMLHTTAGFMVYTAYTFKNVFDYKENDIFWCTADIGWITGHSYILYGPLANGATTVIFEGVPTYPEPDRFWKVIDKHKVTQFYTAPTAIRALAKESYEWVEKHDLSSLRIIGSVGEPINDEAWHWYNDHVGKKKCPIVDTWWQTETGGIMISPLPFITPTKPTYATLPLPGIQPVLMDDKRNEITGNQVDGNLCIRFPWPGIARTIWGDHQRYKETYFTAFPGKYFTGDGALRDEVGYYRITGRVDDVIIVSGHNLGTAPIEDSVNLHPAVAESAIVGYPHDVKGSALYGFVMLKDSGEERDRENLRKEINNVISDTIGPIAKLDKIQFVSALPKTRSGKIMRRILRKIAEGDFANFGDTSTLLNPEIVDEIKNERI, via the coding sequence ATGAAAAATTATGTGATTGATGATCTTCCACACTATTTTAAAACCTACAAAAAATCGATAAAAAACCCGAAGAAATTCTGGGACAAGGTTGCTGACGAGAATTTCGTGTGGTACCAGCGCTGGTCTAAAGTGGTGGATTATAATATGGAGGAAGCCAGAATCAAATGGTTTAAAAACGCGAAACTGAATATTACCAAAAACTGCATCGACCGCCATTTGAACGAACGCGGCGACAAAACGGCCATTATTTTCGAACCCAACGACCCGAACGAAGAAGCGCAACATATTTCGTACAATGAATTGCGCAACCGCGTCTGTAAAATGGCCAACGTATTGCGTGACCAGGGCATACAAAAGGGCGACCGCGTGTGTATTTATCTGCCCATGATTCCTGAACTGGCGATTACCATGTTGGCCTGTGCGCGCCTCGGCGCGATACACTCTGTGATTTTTGCCGGCTTTTCTGCAAATGCTGTAGAATCCCGTGTGAATGATTGCGGTGCGAAAATGATCGTATGTTCCGACGGAAGTTACCGTGGTTCGAAATCCATCGATTTAAAGGGAATTATTGATGAAGCGGTGGAAAAATGCCCGACGGTTGAAAAAGTTTTGGTGGTGAAAAGAACCGGCGGCGAGGTGAAAATGAAAGAAGGTCGCGATCTCTGGCTGGAACCGCTTTACGAAAAAGCACCGTCAGATTTTATTTCGGTGATTATGGACGCGGAAGATCCGCTTTTTATCCTGTACACCTCCGGCTCTACCGGGAAACCGAAAGGAATGCTGCACACTACGGCGGGTTTCATGGTTTACACGGCGTATACCTTTAAAAATGTTTTTGATTATAAAGAGAACGATATTTTTTGGTGCACGGCAGACATCGGCTGGATCACCGGCCACTCCTACATTTTGTACGGCCCGCTCGCAAACGGTGCGACAACCGTAATTTTTGAAGGGGTACCCACGTATCCGGAACCTGACCGCTTCTGGAAAGTCATCGATAAACATAAAGTTACACAGTTTTATACGGCGCCAACCGCCATTCGTGCTTTGGCAAAAGAATCTTATGAATGGGTGGAAAAACACGATTTATCGAGTTTGCGAATCATAGGTTCCGTAGGAGAACCCATCAACGATGAAGCCTGGCATTGGTACAATGACCACGTGGGCAAGAAAAAATGCCCGATTGTAGATACCTGGTGGCAAACTGAAACCGGTGGAATTATGATCTCGCCGCTTCCGTTTATAACGCCCACAAAACCGACGTATGCCACCTTGCCACTTCCGGGAATTCAGCCGGTTTTGATGGATGACAAACGCAATGAAATCACGGGAAACCAGGTGGATGGCAATCTCTGCATCCGTTTTCCGTGGCCGGGAATTGCGCGGACTATTTGGGGCGACCACCAAAGATATAAAGAAACCTATTTTACGGCTTTTCCTGGAAAATACTTTACCGGCGATGGTGCTTTACGCGATGAAGTCGGTTATTACCGAATTACCGGCCGCGTGGATGATGTCATCATCGTTTCCGGACATAATCTGGGAACAGCGCCGATCGAGGATAGCGTAAACTTACACCCAGCCGTGGCGGAATCTGCCATTGTTGGATATCCGCACGACGTGAAAGGAAGCGCGCTTTACGGTTTCGTGATGCTGAAAGACAGTGGTGAGGAACGCGACCGCGAGAATCTGCGAAAAGAAATCAACAATGTGATTTCCGACACCATTGGACCCATCGCGAAACTGGACAAAATACAGTTTGTGTCAGCTTTACCGAAAACGCGTTCCGGTAAAATTATGCGGCGAATCCTGAGAAAAATCGCCGAAGGTGATTTTGCCAATTTCGGGGACACTTCTACCCTTTTGAACCCGGAAATTGTGGATGAGATTAAGAATGAAAGGATTTGA
- the argB gene encoding acetylglutamate kinase has product MEKEKLYVIKIGGSLIDNEENLSKFLAVFAEIKSKKILVHGGGKLATEMAKNLNIPQELNNGRRITSKETLDIVTMVYAGKINKNIVVKLQNFHCNAMGFSGADGNLIKAEKREISDIDYGFVGDVEAKSINFQLLESLLDLNLVPVFSAITHDQKGQLFNTNADSIASVLAQALSQNYNVELLYCFDRNGVLENPEDSASVIKTLNIEKYEELKASQKLTEGILPKLKNAFLAKENQVAKVFLMNESNLQNHINQENDGTEIKI; this is encoded by the coding sequence ATGGAAAAGGAGAAACTTTACGTCATCAAAATAGGCGGTTCTTTAATTGACAATGAGGAAAATTTATCGAAATTTTTAGCGGTTTTTGCCGAAATAAAATCTAAAAAAATTCTGGTTCACGGCGGCGGAAAATTAGCCACTGAAATGGCGAAAAATCTCAATATTCCCCAGGAATTAAACAATGGCAGAAGGATTACTAGCAAGGAAACTTTAGATATCGTCACCATGGTTTACGCCGGGAAAATCAATAAAAATATCGTGGTAAAATTGCAGAATTTTCATTGTAATGCGATGGGATTTTCAGGTGCGGATGGAAATTTAATTAAAGCTGAAAAGCGCGAAATAAGCGATATTGATTATGGTTTTGTCGGCGACGTTGAGGCAAAAAGTATCAATTTTCAATTGCTCGAAAGCCTTTTAGATTTGAATCTAGTTCCTGTTTTTTCCGCGATTACGCATGATCAGAAAGGGCAGCTTTTCAATACCAATGCCGATTCAATCGCGTCGGTTTTGGCGCAGGCTTTAAGTCAGAATTACAACGTGGAGCTTTTATATTGTTTTGACAGAAACGGAGTTTTGGAAAATCCGGAAGATTCAGCTTCGGTCATAAAAACTTTAAATATTGAAAAATATGAGGAGTTAAAAGCTTCTCAAAAACTCACCGAAGGCATTTTGCCGAAATTAAAAAATGCTTTTTTAGCAAAAGAAAACCAGGTTGCAAAAGTTTTTTTAATGAACGAAAGCAATTTGCAGAACCACATCAACCAAGAAAATGACGGCACAGAAATTAAAATATAG
- the argC gene encoding N-acetyl-gamma-glutamyl-phosphate reductase, with amino-acid sequence MKKSVGIIGANGYTGSELVRILAFHPNVELKFLYSRSNAGTKISEIYPDLISVCDIVLTNEIEDVDILFLCLPHQESKNWLTENPVGENVLVIDLGNDFRLESVFGQRNFVYGLPEIFKKEIKSGKSIANPGCFATAIQLALLPLAKENLLTDVYTTGITGSTGAGQSLQQTTHFSWRNDNISAYKTLTHQHVDEVLKNLDVINGKKTELHFVPWRGDFVRGIFTSSILKCDLELEKIHGIFKDFYKNAPFVTISENPIDLKQIINTNRCVIHIERNKKTIVVHSALDNLLKGASGQAVQNMNIAMNWTENAGLNLKSIAF; translated from the coding sequence ATGAAGAAATCGGTCGGAATAATTGGCGCCAACGGCTATACGGGCAGCGAGCTCGTACGGATTTTAGCTTTTCATCCGAATGTTGAGCTGAAATTTTTGTACAGCCGTTCCAATGCCGGAACGAAAATCTCCGAAATTTATCCGGATTTAATTTCGGTGTGCGATATAGTTTTAACTAATGAAATTGAAGACGTTGATATTTTATTTTTGTGTTTGCCGCATCAGGAAAGCAAAAATTGGCTTACCGAAAATCCTGTTGGCGAAAATGTTTTGGTCATCGATCTGGGAAATGACTTCCGTTTGGAAAGTGTTTTTGGACAAAGAAATTTTGTGTACGGTTTACCCGAAATTTTTAAAAAGGAAATAAAGTCCGGGAAAAGTATTGCAAATCCTGGCTGTTTTGCCACTGCAATTCAACTGGCACTTTTGCCTTTGGCCAAAGAAAATTTGCTTACGGACGTTTATACAACAGGAATTACCGGTTCGACCGGCGCAGGGCAATCGCTTCAGCAAACCACGCATTTTTCCTGGCGCAATGACAATATTTCGGCTTATAAAACTTTAACCCATCAGCATGTAGATGAAGTTTTAAAAAATTTAGATGTCATCAATGGCAAAAAAACCGAATTGCATTTTGTTCCCTGGCGCGGTGATTTTGTGCGCGGAATTTTCACCAGTTCAATTCTGAAATGCGATTTAGAATTAGAAAAAATTCACGGCATTTTTAAGGATTTTTATAAAAATGCACCTTTTGTCACTATTTCCGAAAATCCGATTGATTTAAAGCAAATTATTAATACCAATCGTTGCGTCATTCATATTGAAAGAAATAAAAAGACCATCGTGGTGCACTCAGCGCTGGATAATTTATTAAAAGGAGCCTCCGGTCAGGCGGTGCAAAATATGAACATCGCCATGAATTGGACAGAAAATGCTGGTTTGAATTTAAAGTCGATCGCGTTTTAG
- a CDS encoding M20 family metallo-hydrolase: MTAQKLKYSTEELLANATDLLKKIIATPSLSKDEYDVSLVIEAFFHQKNIPTKRQKNNIWAVNQFFDQAKPSILLNTHHDTVKPNKAFTMDPFIPVEKDGKIFGLGGNDAGASLVSMIQVFLHFYAEENLSHNLIIALTAEEEISGTEGIDMLFPLLPNVELAIVGEPTQMNLAIAEKGLLVIDGEMTGTASHAAHPNDDNAIVKTLADLQHILNYKFPKVSPYLGDVKVTLSVLNAGTQHNVVPEKCNFTLDVRVTDEYTNHEVFDIIQSEMKSKLTARSFRLNSSRIAENHPVVQAGLDIGRTTYGSPTSSDQAIIPCTSVKIGPGDSKRSHTADEFIYISEIKEGIEIYIKILEKIL; encoded by the coding sequence ATGACGGCACAGAAATTAAAATATAGCACAGAAGAATTGCTTGCGAACGCAACCGACTTACTAAAGAAAATCATCGCGACACCTTCTTTAAGCAAAGATGAATACGATGTTTCTTTGGTTATCGAAGCATTTTTCCACCAGAAAAATATCCCCACAAAACGGCAAAAAAATAACATTTGGGCAGTCAATCAATTTTTTGATCAAGCAAAACCTTCAATCTTGCTGAACACCCATCACGACACGGTAAAGCCCAACAAAGCATTTACGATGGATCCTTTTATTCCGGTGGAAAAAGACGGTAAAATTTTCGGTTTGGGCGGCAACGATGCGGGCGCGTCGCTGGTTTCGATGATTCAGGTTTTTTTGCACTTTTATGCGGAAGAAAATCTGTCCCACAACTTAATTATCGCCTTAACTGCCGAAGAAGAAATTTCCGGAACTGAGGGAATTGACATGCTTTTTCCGCTGCTTCCGAACGTCGAACTTGCGATTGTCGGTGAACCAACACAAATGAATTTGGCAATTGCGGAAAAAGGTTTGCTGGTGATCGATGGCGAGATGACGGGCACTGCATCGCACGCCGCGCATCCGAACGATGACAATGCAATTGTAAAAACTTTGGCTGATTTGCAGCATATTTTGAATTATAAATTTCCTAAAGTTTCGCCGTATCTCGGTGACGTGAAAGTCACACTTTCCGTTTTAAATGCCGGAACGCAGCACAACGTGGTGCCGGAAAAATGCAATTTTACTTTGGATGTCCGCGTGACCGATGAATACACCAATCACGAAGTTTTTGACATCATTCAGTCCGAAATGAAATCGAAATTAACCGCGCGTTCTTTCCGGTTAAATTCATCCAGAATCGCGGAAAATCATCCTGTTGTGCAGGCAGGTTTAGACATCGGCAGAACAACTTATGGTTCGCCAACGTCTTCCGACCAGGCCATTATTCCGTGTACTTCGGTGAAAATCGGGCCGGGTGACAGCAAAAGATCTCACACTGCGGATGAATTTATTTACATCAGCGAAATAAAAGAAGGCATCGAGATATATATCAAAATTTTAGAAAAAATACTGTAA
- a CDS encoding Lrp/AsnC family transcriptional regulator — protein MDAKDRMILSLLQEDSTISVKDVSEKIGLTFTPTYERIKQLERQNIIERYVAILNREKLGLNIIVYCNIRLKEQSRQTLQDFESHIEKFDEVQEIISLSGEYDYMLKIIAKDINSYNDFAVNVISNSPNIWQYHSSIALHEVKKTTKFKLD, from the coding sequence ATGGATGCCAAGGACAGGATGATTCTCAGTTTGCTTCAGGAAGACTCAACAATTTCAGTAAAAGACGTTTCTGAAAAAATCGGACTGACCTTTACACCGACCTACGAACGGATTAAACAGCTTGAAAGGCAAAACATCATCGAAAGATATGTCGCTATTTTAAACCGCGAAAAGCTCGGTTTAAATATCATTGTTTATTGCAACATCCGTCTCAAAGAGCAATCCCGGCAAACACTGCAGGATTTTGAATCTCACATCGAAAAATTCGATGAAGTTCAGGAAATCATCAGCCTTTCCGGAGAATATGATTACATGCTGAAAATTATCGCAAAGGACATTAACTCTTATAACGACTTCGCTGTTAATGTCATCTCTAATTCGCCAAATATCTGGCAATATCACAGTTCTATCGCTTTACATGAAGTAAAAAAAACCACGAAATTTAAGCTGGATTAA
- a CDS encoding aspartate aminotransferase family protein has protein sequence MNLFLVYPLFNINPVKAQGSFLWDDKGEKYLDFYGGHAVISIGHNHPHYKKALADQLEKISFYSNSVQNELQEKLAAKLGKISGYDNYSLFLCNSGAEANENALKLASFHNNKKKVVYFSGSFHGRTSAAVSVTDNPKIVAPVNSSDHFVKCEWNNTAQLEQIFAENKGEISAVIIEGIQGVGGIQFPSEEMITSLKNLCETNDAIVIMDEVQSGCGRSGKFFAHQEFDIQPDLITVAKGMGNGFPMGGVLISPKFTASYGLLGTTFGGNHLACAAGIAVLEVIVNENLMDNAEKMGAYIEAKIKDFNQITTIRRRGLMIGIELGQPCAEIRSELLNKYHVFTGNSNDKNVLRILPTLNISEKEADIFIDALEAVLQN, from the coding sequence ATGAATTTATTCCTCGTTTATCCCTTATTTAATATCAATCCTGTGAAAGCCCAAGGTTCTTTTTTATGGGATGATAAAGGGGAAAAATACCTTGATTTTTATGGCGGTCATGCCGTGATTTCCATTGGACACAACCATCCACACTACAAGAAAGCACTAGCAGATCAGTTGGAAAAAATTTCATTTTATTCCAATTCGGTGCAAAATGAACTGCAGGAAAAATTAGCCGCTAAACTGGGCAAAATTTCCGGATATGATAATTACTCGCTGTTCCTTTGTAATTCCGGGGCGGAGGCCAATGAAAATGCGTTGAAACTCGCCTCATTTCACAACAATAAAAAGAAGGTAGTTTACTTTTCCGGCTCTTTTCACGGACGAACTTCTGCGGCGGTTTCCGTGACTGACAATCCAAAAATTGTAGCGCCGGTAAATTCTTCTGACCATTTTGTAAAATGTGAATGGAATAATACCGCCCAATTAGAGCAGATTTTTGCGGAAAATAAAGGTGAAATTTCTGCTGTGATTATTGAAGGAATTCAAGGTGTGGGCGGAATTCAGTTTCCTTCAGAAGAAATGATTACCTCCTTAAAAAATCTTTGCGAAACGAACGACGCGATTGTGATTATGGATGAAGTTCAGTCGGGTTGCGGCCGCTCCGGGAAATTTTTTGCGCATCAGGAATTTGATATTCAGCCTGATTTAATAACGGTGGCAAAAGGTATGGGAAACGGTTTTCCGATGGGCGGCGTTTTAATCAGTCCGAAATTTACCGCCAGCTACGGTTTGCTGGGTACCACTTTCGGTGGAAATCATCTAGCGTGCGCGGCTGGGATCGCAGTTTTAGAAGTCATTGTAAATGAAAATCTGATGGATAATGCGGAAAAAATGGGCGCGTATATCGAAGCAAAAATTAAAGATTTTAACCAAATTACAACCATCAGGCGAAGAGGTTTAATGATCGGAATTGAACTTGGCCAGCCTTGCGCCGAGATTCGCTCCGAGCTGTTGAATAAATATCATGTTTTTACGGGAAATTCTAACGATAAAAATGTGCTGAGAATCCTGCCGACTTTAAATATTTCCGAAAAGGAAGCCGATATTTTTATCGATGCTTTAGAAGCAGTGCTTCAAAATTAA
- a CDS encoding argininosuccinate synthase gives MKKSVVLAFSGGLDTSYCAKYLSENLGYKVHAVTVNTGGFTPEDEIELKSKAEKLGVSSYTFVDAVESYYNECVKYLIFGNVLKNNTYPLSVSAERTVQAKNIALFAQKVQADAIAHGSTGAGNDQVRFDLIFQILCPGIEIITPIRDLSLSREEEISFLKNHGYEMDFEKAQYSINKGLWGTSVGGKETLTSKNNLPEEAFPSQVLKTEATDLEIEFKNGEIFAVNGQEFSNPVLAIQKVEELSKVYGIGRDIHVGDTIVGIKGRVGFEAAAATVIIKAHHLLEKHTLSKYQQTIKSQLADWYGNWLHEALFLDPVMRNIEAFLQDSQKTVNGKVFITLHPYRFVLNGIVSENDLMSSKFGSYGEANLAWTGEDVKGFTKVLSNSLSIYHQINKS, from the coding sequence ATGAAAAAGAGTGTAGTACTGGCATTTAGCGGCGGTTTGGATACTTCTTATTGCGCGAAATATCTCTCGGAAAATTTAGGTTACAAAGTTCATGCTGTGACCGTGAACACCGGAGGTTTTACGCCCGAGGACGAAATTGAATTAAAGTCGAAAGCCGAAAAATTGGGCGTTTCTTCCTATACTTTTGTCGATGCGGTGGAATCGTATTATAACGAATGTGTAAAATACTTAATTTTTGGAAATGTCTTAAAAAACAATACCTATCCGCTTTCAGTGAGCGCCGAGCGAACCGTTCAGGCGAAAAATATCGCCCTGTTTGCCCAAAAAGTTCAGGCTGATGCCATCGCGCACGGAAGCACTGGCGCCGGAAATGACCAGGTTCGTTTTGATTTGATTTTCCAAATTTTATGTCCGGGAATTGAAATTATCACACCGATTCGCGATTTGTCCCTGTCGCGCGAGGAAGAAATTTCGTTTTTGAAAAACCATGGCTATGAGATGGATTTCGAAAAAGCACAGTATTCCATTAATAAAGGTCTTTGGGGAACTTCGGTGGGCGGAAAAGAAACCTTAACCTCCAAAAATAATTTGCCGGAAGAGGCTTTTCCTTCGCAAGTACTGAAAACTGAAGCCACGGATTTGGAAATTGAATTCAAAAACGGTGAAATTTTCGCTGTTAATGGGCAGGAATTTTCGAATCCGGTTTTGGCCATTCAAAAAGTGGAAGAACTTTCGAAAGTTTACGGAATTGGCCGCGACATTCACGTCGGCGACACGATTGTGGGCATTAAAGGTCGAGTAGGTTTTGAAGCTGCAGCTGCGACTGTTATTATCAAAGCGCATCATTTGTTGGAAAAACATACGCTTTCAAAATATCAGCAAACCATCAAATCGCAACTCGCCGATTGGTACGGAAACTGGCTGCACGAAGCGCTTTTCCTCGATCCCGTTATGCGAAATATCGAAGCTTTTCTGCAGGATTCTCAAAAAACCGTTAATGGAAAAGTTTTTATCACGCTGCATCCTTACCGTTTCGTTTTGAATGGAATTGTATCAGAAAATGACCTAATGTCTTCAAAATTCGGCAGCTACGGTGAAGCAAACCTCGCCTGGACCGGTGAAGATGTGAAAGGTTTTACGAAAGTTTTAAGCAATTCCTTATCGATTTATCACCAAATCAATAAATCATGA
- the argH gene encoding argininosuccinate lyase, whose product MKKIWQKDQSLTDDLVNRFTVGKDLDFDDRLAKYDVLGSMAHCKMLAEVGLISEKESSDLLSVLTEILEDIHNNTFEIDPEAEDIHSQIETILIKKLGLTGKKIHTARSRNDQVLLDIKLYLLDEIREIGGLTDQLFQLLIRLANQHKNVLLPGYTHFQIAMPSSFGLWFGAYAEALMDDAEMLLSVKNILNKNPLGSAAGYGSSFPIDRESTTYHLNFKTLNYNSVYAQTTRGKSEKLLASSMAVLAGTLSRFSYDICLYLSQNFDFISFPKEFTTGSSIMPHKKNPDIFELVRARCNRIQCLPNELILLTNNLPSGYHRDMQLTKEILFPAIDSLKECLEILIYTLPNIEVKEGILEDEKYKYLFSVEKINEEVKSGKSFRDAYLKVGNEIESGEFSYDLKDLNHSHQGSIGNLCLEEISHQFHKISSKLMA is encoded by the coding sequence ATGAAAAAGATTTGGCAAAAAGATCAATCTTTAACCGACGATTTGGTGAATCGTTTTACCGTCGGGAAAGATTTGGATTTCGATGACCGCCTGGCGAAATACGATGTTTTAGGCTCGATGGCGCATTGCAAAATGTTGGCAGAAGTTGGCTTGATTTCCGAAAAAGAATCCAGCGACTTGCTTTCGGTTTTGACGGAAATTTTAGAAGATATCCACAATAATACTTTTGAAATCGATCCGGAAGCTGAAGACATACATTCACAAATCGAAACTATTTTGATAAAAAAGCTTGGTTTAACAGGTAAAAAAATTCACACCGCGCGTTCGCGTAACGATCAGGTTTTGCTGGATATCAAACTGTATTTGCTGGATGAAATCCGCGAAATTGGCGGCTTAACCGACCAATTATTTCAATTATTAATTCGCCTCGCAAACCAGCATAAAAATGTGTTGCTTCCCGGCTACACGCATTTTCAGATTGCAATGCCGTCTTCCTTCGGACTTTGGTTTGGCGCTTACGCGGAAGCTTTGATGGACGATGCGGAAATGCTTTTGTCCGTGAAAAACATCTTAAATAAAAATCCTTTGGGCTCTGCGGCGGGTTATGGTTCTTCGTTCCCGATCGACCGCGAAAGCACGACGTATCATCTGAATTTTAAAACTTTAAATTACAATTCGGTTTACGCGCAGACGACACGTGGAAAATCCGAAAAATTACTGGCGTCATCGATGGCGGTTTTGGCGGGAACTTTAAGCCGTTTTTCTTACGATATTTGCCTCTATTTAAGCCAAAATTTCGACTTTATCAGTTTTCCGAAGGAATTTACCACCGGCAGCAGTATCATGCCACACAAGAAAAATCCGGATATTTTCGAGCTCGTGCGTGCGCGCTGCAACCGGATTCAGTGTTTGCCAAATGAACTGATTTTGCTGACAAACAATCTGCCGTCGGGTTATCACCGCGATATGCAGCTGACGAAAGAAATTCTTTTTCCGGCGATTGATTCCTTAAAAGAATGTCTGGAAATCCTGATTTACACTTTGCCGAATATTGAAGTAAAGGAGGGAATTTTAGAAGATGAAAAGTATAAATATCTTTTCAGCGTGGAAAAAATCAATGAAGAAGTAAAAAGCGGAAAATCTTTTCGCGACGCTTATCTTAAAGTTGGAAATGAGATTGAAAGTGGTGAATTTTCGTATGATTTGAAGGATCTAAATCATTCGCATCAGGGAAGTATTGGTAATTTGTGTCTGGAAGAAATCAGCCATCAATTCCACAAAATTTCCAGCAAATTAATGGCTTAA